The segment GCGCGGCCGGGTACTCGCTCGCCCCGCGCCGCACCCCGCGCTTCCGCTTCATCGCCTCTTTCCGGAACTGGTCGACCGTCACGCGCATCGCGCACCTCCTCGTCGGAGGTGGGATCGTCCTCGGGATGGTCAGCTATCGCAAGACGGGGTACGGCGAGCCTTTACGAAGGAGCTGCGCCCCGCCCCGCAGGCGAAGGCGGTGCGGGACATGCCGCGCGTCATCTCCTGGTGGTCCCGCGCCGCTTCCCACCTCGCCAGCCTTTCGGGGCTGCCCATCTCCAGCCGGGCCAGCAGCTCGGGGGCGATGCGCTCGGCGACAGGCGCCCTGTCGCCGTCCATCCGCGAGTTGATCAAACCGTCGAAGCGGAACGGAAGACCGCGCGCGAGCGCCATCCCCTCGATGGCGTCGAAGTCGTCGACGTTCCTCTCGGTCAAGGTGGCCTTGAGGGTCAGGCGGATCCCCCTGTCGACGAGGCGGTCCACCGCGGCCGACACGGACTCGAACGCCCGCGGATCCCCGGTCACCCGCTCGTAGGTCCCGGCGCTCGCGCCGTACACCGTGATCTCGACCATCAGGGGCGAAGCGGCGGCCAGGCGATCGGCGGCCTCGTCGTCGATGAGAGTCCCGTTGGTCAGCAGCGAGATCAGGAACCCCAGGTCCCTGGCCCTGTCGTAGATGGCCCAGAAGTCCTTCCGAAGGAGCGGCTCGCCGCCGGTGATCCCCAGCCACAGGCAGCCCGCGTCGGCGAGCTGCCCGAGGACGCCGAACCACTGATCCGCCGTCAGATCTCGGTGCCCCGGGATGTCGCGGGGGATGTAGCAGTGCGAG is part of the Pseudomonadota bacterium genome and harbors:
- a CDS encoding radical SAM protein — translated: MRCEPRAEGRYGEFARRALSTALRDRVPLSGTVEITAACNLSCSHCYIPRDIPGHRDLTADQWFGVLGQLADAGCLWLGITGGEPLLRKDFWAIYDRARDLGFLISLLTNGTLIDDEAADRLAAASPLMVEITVYGASAGTYERVTGDPRAFESVSAAVDRLVDRGIRLTLKATLTERNVDDFDAIEGMALARGLPFRFDGLINSRMDGDRAPVAERIAPELLARLEMGSPERLARWEAARDHQEMTRGMSRTAFACGAGRSSFVKARRTPSCDS